The window ATTCATCCAGCACAGGGCAAATGCATCAATATCAACAAACAATAATATAAGAACAACACTGAAGAATTTCTTCATGGACAACACAGACAAAGGGGTGGACATGTGGTAAAAAAGGATGTTTGGATAAGTCTGGGAAAACGAGGACAAACAAAGGCAGGATGTTGGGTTAATGCTGGAGGAGCAATACAACCTAAAGGCAAAGAAACTGACCATTAATCAGAGATTACTAGTTCAGTCCCCAGCTCTGATGAGTGGGATGATTCCAATGTATGCTGACCAGTGTAACAGTTTTGATGAAGAACCCTAAAGCCTGTAAACAAGttttgatctgatctgatcccTGTGCAAGCAGAAAAGggtatataaaaaagaaaaatgtgtgcaTGTAACTACCGAAAGATATGCGAGAGCACAAACTTAAGTAGTCACAAACAAACCACATGTTGTTTTGTTCCACATGACTGAAGCCATATGCTTCTCAAGGCTCTCAAAAAATGGTCAGTTTGTGCTGTGCAGGGCAGGAGTTGTTGGTAATGAAGGTACAGTCAGGACAGGATCTGAGGAGGGGTCAAAAGGAGCTAGACTACAGGAGGGTCTAAGGGATGCTTAATGACGGGGTTAACACCACTGAGGTCAACTTTATCAACTCTATAGCTGTCCTCATTGCATACCTGAGGCTGTAGAGAGGGGGCGATGTTGAGACCCTCACCGTTGAGGGAACGCAGGCCAAGGTAGGTGTCACCTGTGTGAGATAAGCTGTATGACCCCGGTGACCCTGCAGgtagtatgtgtgtgtatataaatatataaaatccACCTCACTTCAAGGTAACGCGGTCACAAGTTAGCCACTGGTCAGGGACAGTGCCTAGGAAGGGTAAAACCTCATCTAATAAACAACCGTAATATACGGGTCACCGTTGTCAGCCAGCTGATTCTGAATAAGTCATTTAAAAGCCATGGGTCTCTTCTGCGAGGTCTGATTAGCTGCAATGTTTGCAGACGCCTATTACAGTTGTGAAAGTTTTGCTAAAAGTAAGTCTGGTGTTCTTGGCTGGTTTGCTCTTCCCAGGAGCAGATTGTTCTGCTTGTCATCATTGAGGTCAGGTGAGGAACTGGTAACTGTAGTGGAGGATGTGAGGCTTTTCACTTTGTGGCTGTATAAAAGGTTAAAGAATGCTTCAAACAAACTGCTGCTCAGTAAACCTGTTAGTGACAGAACGTTTCACTGCTTGTGTTATGGTCTGCTTTAACAGCATTTGAATCCTTTCCAATATTAAGAAACTCATGGCAGAAAGCTTAAACACTATTTTGGCTTGTATTACACATACCAAACTGTCAAGATTTGAACTGTACAGAAATGAATTTCTGGTGAATAATGCTGCCCCTCCCCCTTCTTACTCCTGGATTCATTGCTTGCAGACTTTTTACTGCTCCCCCCATTGGCTCACCCTATAGACATGTCCATCTGCAATTACTATGCCTCTTTGCACAGTATACATTTAAATTGGTGGGAAAACGGGAAATGGTGCGTGTCCAAAAAGCCTAAACATCCCAGTTGGTCAACATATATTCTGAGTTTACTAAGCTATAAGGGGAACTGACAAATGAATAATAACACTTAAAAGTCAGACAGTAAACCACATAAGTGCCAGCAAAGCTTTAGTTAACTCACAGAAGCTATTTAAACTGGAACTGAATTAATAATGGAGATCATTGgtcaaaataaataagtaaaacgGTATGAAAGATGGAAAGACGGTACTTTTGAAAATATGTAATGTTAGAAAAGCGTTGGAAAAGCAAAATGTAGCATGGGATGAAAGCAAATCTTGATTGTCAAAGACCAAAGGGGACTCACAGTTCACAAAGCAAATAAGCAGTGATTTCAAAgagctgcacaaaaaaaaaaaaataataataataataataaaaaaaaaattcaaattaaaatgactttcagaaagaaatggagaaatagtacaaaaacaaagtactcttcattaaaaaaaaacaggacaatCCTGCATATTAACTGTCCAATTCTTTCTGAATATGACATTTTCTTTGTTCACTGATATTCTAAAACTGGCTTCTTTCCTTGCCAGCATCCTTTCTACAAGAGTACCACATGAGAAAAGCTTGTGTTGACTAATACCTGAGTTGGGCGTTGCTGGAGAGTTAGCCTGGCTAGCCTGTGCCGACACATTGGCAGCATCCACCGCCGTTTTAACTGCGTACAGGTTCGCTTCCTCCTGGAACTTACCGATGTTCTTCTTGTAGCGTATTCTCTTGTTGCCAAACCAATTAGAGACCTGCGGGACAGAGTGGAGTGATTTTGTTTAAATATTTTAGCTGATATCCCCTCTAAGCTCAGCGAAAGACAATATTTCATTCACTCAAAtgtaaaagagagagagagagaaaacaaaaagtagAGCTTTAGTTTTGCTAAACTTTTGTAGCAGATTTATTATCATTAATGATCATCCAATGTCTTTATTCTGTCCTGGATAAAGTCTGTGTTAGCAGTTCACCTGAGACACAGTGATCCCACATTTTTTGGCCAGTTCCTCCTTTGCTTCCTCACTGGGGTATGGGTTAGACAGGTGGGAGTAGAAATACTCGTTCAGCACTTCTGTAGCTTGTTTGTTGAAGTTGCGCCTCTTACGTCTACACATATAGAGAAGAGGTAATAAACAACTTGTTTGGCAGGCACATATCTGACAAAACACAGTCGAAGCTCCCAGATTACTTtacccaaaaagaaaaaagtaaaacaaccatcttaaatacaaatacaaagccAGACACACTCAGACAGACCTGGCATCAAGGAAGCGTGAGCGCAAAATCATGACGGCCTCACAGGTGCTCTGCTTGAGCTGCATTTGAATGGAGCTGAATTTGCGGTGGATTATGGCCACCATGCGCTCAATCTCCTTGGGAGAGATGGGCCGTGTGCGAGACTGCTCTCTCAGAAGGTTCATTACATGGTTGGTGAACTCACTGCAGGCCTGGAGCAAAGAGAGATAAAGAGCTTAAATGGCGTTGTCAAGAGATGGGACAAAGCACAGGTTCTGTTCAGTGCAGTTTTGTTGACGCTTCAGCTGGCCGATTCCTCTGCTGATCAGACAACTTCATCGTGATATGAAAAACAAAGGTTAAAAGAAGAAATTTGGTTTGCGTGTTGCATTTAAGTCATAAAAGACCATTTACAGCTATGATTCTCTTAATAAATATCAAAAGGCTAAAATTAACACTTAATGTCAGTTTTTCAAGCTCAAACTTTGTAAATACTACTTACAAACTAAATGTATTAATGACAAATTGAATTACTGGTACATGAATTGTAAACTACACCTATTATCAAAGGCAGGTAAATTCCAACTATCAAGCACCATGAAGGGTTTTTTGGGGCATTTGattacatttattttctgttgtggtttatctttttaatcaaccagagatgggtttttttttaagattaaatACTAACTGGATAATATTGAAATGACATggttttttaatctttaaacGGTCATTTCAGACAATATATAAACGGTATGCATTAATCAGTCGTTTTGTGCACCGTACATATTATACATTACACCTCGACAACCTTGGCACTATTCTTTACAAGCAGTTTAACACTTCAAAGGTTGTTTTTACTCTCATACGCTGTTCAGCCAAACATAATTACCAATGGAGCTCAATAACAAAAACTAAGATAAAGCATTTAGGTCAGTTCAGCACAAACCTGCTCATATTTCTCCAGCTCAGAATGATATATCTGACGGATCTGGGCAAGCTTGGCTCTGTAGTCAGAGTGTTCGATGCTGCTGTCGGTGGGCGAgccccctgctgctgctgcagctgcagccgcTGCAGCCGATCCTCCACCTTTCTCTGGTCCTGAAACACCCTCTGCTAGCAGCATGTTGTCCAAACGCATGATCTGGGGATCTGGGGGGTCTTCCTCCTGCACACCACGTATACTCAGCACTGCACAGAAGAGAAAACACATAGCAGTTAGACAAGCGAATCTTAAATTTATCTgattagggaaaaaaaataaatacattttttgatTAGTCTGTTCACACAAGAAAACATTTGTCTGATTGAGAAAACCTACTATTGAAatttcttctttaaaaaaactacACTTGAAATGGTGAGTGCTAATATTGTGGCTTCTAGGGTGTAAATGAAGATGCTACTAAAATTCATAGAAGTGCAGCCCTGTCAAAACCCAGTCAAGTTTGTCCCCTGAGTCATTGCTCTGAGCACCTGACTGAATTTTCAATGAGCCTGATCTTCCTTTAAATCAACAGCAGAGGGCAGTGTGGTCCCTCTGTGGCAGTCTGCCAGAGATAAGGGCATGAGGCATGGAACCAGTAATGGAAGTGCATGTGCTGTCACTATGAGACCCAGTGGCCATAAGTATAGTTATCAGTCGCTGCTCTCCACCACTGTATTATACCAGGACCTCTGTCAGCCTGCAGCCTTGCTCTCATCTCTCTCTCgttcacacatgcactcacatacacacccaCCCTTACAGACACCACTCTGTTACGGAAAAGTTTAAGCTTCAGACATTGTTTTTCTTATTAGGGCCTGCAGTGAGCTCGGTTTCTTTTGCTCCTTTTGCTTCTCAATTATTTAACGTCAGAAAGAGTAGAAACTTGGCTGCAACACAATTGATTATTTGACCAAAGTATTGAGAGTTGCTTCACGATCACAATCATGAGGAATGAAAAGTGTAGAAATTAAAGTTGTTAAAAGGGTCAAATGTATTTTCACTAAACCCATCATGAAGTGATATTCAGGGTCATTAGGGAAAATCCAAATTTGCAGCATATGGTTGACAGAAAATTTGAACTATTTTCAGAATAgataaaacatgaacatttgtgTGAATATTTAGTGTTTGCCGTTTTTGAAATATTTCGACTCCCTGGTTCTGTTTTACATCACTGTCAGGTGAATGTCTTTTGACTGTTGTAACCTGGGGGTCTGAATGATCTGACAAACATTTTTCCACTTCATTTAGTAAAACTACAATTATTGAATTAATTAACAGGATCATAGTAATTGATATGTCAGTTAACCAGTGACTGACATATCTAAACAGCTTAAGTTTATGTTCAATACTAAGAGGAATACATTTtctatatgaatgaaaataCTGATTCAGAGTCACAAATTAATTTCCTGCCATGTTCACACTTGTGTTGATCTTTTTTAACTGGATGCTAAATTGAAAAAGACAATTTTTACAGCAGGAAACCCTTCATGATCCTGAAGGAGACAGATGCTAACAATCTGGATGACAAGATTAATCCCTGTGGAAACTGGGTGGCGTTAGGCACTTGTCCTCATTATGGTCGATACTAGTTTGTCAAGGCTCATCACCAAAGTGTATGGATGCATGAGTGTTGTGCGTTTTTTCTGGTGTTACAAAGAGTTAGATTACATTGAGCCTCTCAGCTGGTAAAGTTTCTTTAAGGTAAGTAAGAATGAAAAGTGAAGCAAAAGTGAAGCAATCAGAACTAACAAATGTGTAGGGCTGTACTGCGGTTTAACAGAGTTTTAGTTTAAGTTAATTTGATAAATGAGTGTGTTCAACCATTGTACCAGGCCTTAAATGCATCTATATATACACATAAAGTAGAGAGTCCAACTTTCCTctccatttttttcttgttccttCTTGCCTTTTTCTTTCCCTCTGCTTAAGTTTCTTCTCTCTCCAAGGCACATTCCTGCTCTGCTGCTCCCCCATCTCAGGGCTCAGGAATGCAGCAGACCCAGCCGCCTGAACTAATGACCCTGATTTGCCCATCTCTTTCActcctctttctctcctttcAAAAATTCAAAAACGGTCGCTAAACTTCTTTGCCAAATAACCATTGGGTTTTTAATTGCTTAAAAACCAAAGTTACAGTTTTGTTGCCACTAAACATTGTACACGTTGTGATGTTCATTTTAGCTTTAAGTGAAAAGTGAAGTGTGGGACCATCTGCTGCAGATGGTTTTGCTTTTAATGTAGTTACGTTTTAATCTATATTGTCCATTTACAGACACGTACAACTGACCTACTGTGAAGAGGGCGACTGTGACTCTTGAAGCTTCTCACCTCGGCCCCCTCCCTTTTGCAGGGACTCATTATGGCCCCCAGCTGTAGCCTAATGCCCCTACATTCCCCTAATTACTCCAATTAAGCTGTGATTACCCAGAATTGCACTCATGCACAGTCTAGTGGCCTAGTGATACTATAGCAGCAGCAGAGATGAGTTAAAATACTGCagagaaaaggatccttttaCTATCAAAGGAACACAGCAAGCCACTCAGAAAGTAACCTTAATATTCTCAAAAATTTGGCAATAACAGAAGCTCTTAACCAAAGCAGCTCAAAGAACTGTCACTGCTTTGCTCCACAATCTAAGTAGTGTTTCCATTTGATCAACTTCCCCCTAACATTGCTGATGGACTGGGTTATCAggaatgttaggacagtttcaGGCCCACAGCAAACCATCTATAGCTTTTGGAAATCACTATTATGCATACGTTACAAACCTAGCTGGGCGGTGtggcattgagaaactaagcgaGCAACACATACTATGAAATATTCAGAGTATCCAGCTGAGCTCTCACTGCATACATAATCATTCTCATTTCTGCACAGCTAACGTGGAAACGTTGTGGTGTGCAGACATAACACAAAATATATGAAGTGGCTCAGGTAAGGGGTGAACAACCCAAGCAATAGTGTAGTGATGTACATTAACTGTAATACCTTCCACACATAGGCATAGATAAGGCTTAAACGCAGTCAGTATATCATTGCTCAGCTCAGAGCACAAGCTTTATCCTCGTCTGTCTTTTCCCTCACTAGCATCCCCTTTTTCACTCCGTCTCCCCCAACACATATCCCCTCCCCCTTCTCCCTTTCAGCGCACCCCCCCTCCCCACATCTCCCCCAGTGCCCCCCCTCCACCCCACCCCCTGTTCTCCATTTCAGTCGAGTTCTCCATGTGAGCCGCAATCCCTCATGCTGTCAGCcccccctctccctctctctgtagACAGACAGGATTAGCATTTTAATTGCATCAGCTCCCTTGGGTATTCTCAGCCTTTCACTGGGAGAGAGCAAGGGAGCGGgagagggaaaagaaaaaaaaaaggggaggggggaggtaagaagagagggagagggtaGAAGGAGAACCAAggagaattgaaaaaaaaaaagtcacaggaGAAGATATGTGTGCGAGAAAGAAagggacagagacagagagaggggctACGGAAATACACAGAATCCAGAATGCAGATGTGCCAGAGAgcaagaaggaaagaaaagattGTGAAGATCAGTTTTCCCATTTCATTCCAAAGAAACaatacttgtttgttttttattcattacCAACAATGAAAATATGCTACTGAATATGCAAATTAATCTTACAAAAATGCAGAAAGAAATCTCAATCACAGCTTTGGCAGTAGGACAGATAAACCTGCACTTTGTGACTGAAACTGATGAAATAACATCTGGGCAATACTAATACATGATGGAAAATAAGGCCAAACTACTTCCACAACCCTACCATACATATTTTCACCATTCCCAATAAGAAAGAGAAAGTTTGTCTTGACTTGTGCCTGACTTCAGACAGCTGTTGAAAACTTACAAACCTGGTTTTAAGTGCGACATGGTGTCATACTTaaattatattttaaaaaaaagaaaatctgactTTTAATCTGCGTGTTAAAATCACATCCAGTTTTCTGAGACAGTTTGAGTCAAAAGCAGTTTCATTATAAACTTTATAGTGCATCGACTGATTAATGCCAACTTTCATCTGTGTGGCATTTTGATCTACCATGCCATTTCCTTAGAATATGGGTTGGTTAATAATGTTTGggtcaataaaaaataataataaataaataaataaaaaaatcgccCACGGCAGATTGTGGAATATAGtcctaaaaatgaaaaacagcattaaaaatgaattatttCCCTGAGAGGGTTGAGAAATTGGGAAAAGACGCATCACATTcctaatttaaaaataaataaataaataaagcttttcAACAATGTGCATCTATTCatttaaaaggtttttttttgttgagtaCAGTCAACTTAATAAACCCAATCCATATGTCCATTCCTACTTTAAGCAGCTCACACTAATCAGCATCTGTTTGGGTAGTTCACCAGAGTCCTGTTgcaacccccccccaccccacactcacacgcacacacacacacacatactgtgacacaaacaaacaagctgaGAGGAAGGCATTCAGAGTAAACACTGTGTGGTCTCACTAAGGTGTGAGTTGGAGAATTCACACCTTAGGCAAGCACAACACTTCAGTCCAGCACATCATTAATCAGCCCTTAATTAACTAAAAGGAGGGGCTTGGACACTTAAGCAATGATAACAACACAAACAGGAAGGGAGTATATACACAGTGTTTACTCTGAAtgcctttatatatatatacatatatatatacacacatatacatatatatatatatatatatacatatatacacacatatacatatatatatatatatatatatatatatatatatatatctattgtGTTGTTGCAATATATACACAAATGTCAGCCAAAACAAGATTTATGTCTTTTCACTGCATCATGTCGATGGAAAAGTTAGTAAATTACTTAAAAAGTGCTTTCATGAATCAAATTAAAATcattgaaattaaatgaattcaAAGAATACAAAAACTAAGGTAAGTTAATACGATTATGATGAACTCTAAAAGTCAACCCGGCGTGTCATATATactaaaatgaccaaaaactgaCTAAACTAACCACTCGGCTGCAGACAAACTGTGGGGATGCTGATCACCTGAAGTGGTTTATCAGCCATGTTTACTTATCAATTGTCATTATAGTTCACTATGCTCTTATATTTGTGAAGTCATCTAATGTtggagaaaaattaaatgccaTTTAGTCCACCTTTGACTCATTGGGATTGTGTACAACCATTCAAACATGAACCATGAAACATTTATGGCTTCATCAAGTCGTTAAAACAACAGCATTCAAGTCATTCAGACACAGGCCACTGTTTCGTTAATGTCTCTCGTTTCTTGTTCATACATGACTGTGAAAGTGACAGAGAGCTCCACGATGCGTACATGATATTTGCCATACACACAATATTGGGCAATAAATCACTTAAGGTATATTCCTCAAGTCCTCAGTCACAGTTTTGTCAGAACAACATGTCATATCCCTATAACAACCTACATTAGCGCACCAAGTGTACACTAGTTGTGTAAAACACAGTACTGGTGGATAAGGCAGCTGAAAATAATGTTTAAGCTAACTGAAAAGTCAGTTGTAAATGCGCTCCTGTAACAACGTAGCAGTAAtcaacacaaaaataaatagtcttttactttgtgtgaggACACTTCTAATAAACTCTATAAGTCCTTCTAGAATTACAATTTTCTCATATTAATGTCATTTTTCAATAAAAACTCACATCAAGTTAACACACTAGATTACGTGAAACAAAATGGCTGCGAAAAAGAGTGGTTGAAAGTAATATATTGTTGGAGCAGAAGTTTCAGCTGCAGCTTAAACGCTTTCAAGCACAACTTTCTATCAATCACTTGGCAGAGACACTGTGATAAAGAACAACCCGGTACTGTAGAGGCATAAAGCTTGGACAGTGCTGTAATCTATATACTGCCAAATAAGTCAATCGCTGTTTTTCAAACCAGCCCACTGATATGACTGCAGCATGTTGTGTTGAAAGTGAAACATGTCAGTTATGAAGCTCAACCAAGTCAGACTGCCATCACAAAATGTTATGGAAAAGCACCACAGTGCCTATTCAAATGCAACACAAAAAAAGTTTAGTTGTAACCAGATCAATGGGCATCAGTGCATGTCTGAAAGGAGTTATAGACTTTAAAACTGCTACTTGCTCACAGCTCATGTTCAACTGTCATTTGATTAAAGTCTGAGTGAGTCAGCGTGAAGCAAACTGACAGGCTGCCTAGCACCAATCACACGTCAGGATATGTTATGAGACCAAGCAACATAAGTCCTTTATaagtattcaaaatataaataagtaaaacaaaaaaataatatgttGAGCTTGTTGTGTACCTGTGCAAAAATCAGTACTGCACACTGAGAAATTAAGAAACAATTTTAAATTTCACAGGAGGATGACAAAGAGCACCTAAGCAGGAGGCTTGTTACAGCACTGCTAGGATCTTCCCCCAGTCAACTCTCATCAGGCCAGATGCCTCCTGTGCTCATTAGCACAGACTCTTAAGGAGCTCCTAAAGACTTTGTGAAAAATGAACGCTCATTTGAGAGGTCGTTAATTTGCACTGTTATGCAAATTAGGTGGCAATTAAGCGATAGATCAGAAGAGCAGTGCCCATTTATAACAAGTGAACAAGCATTATGACATAGTCAGATGTTACCAGAGTGAACTGAGGCTACATGTTTAGTCTGCACAGCTCCAGTGTACAAGCTAAGAGAGGaattaaaaaacagaaatgtgaCAAAAGTATGTATGGCCAGACCGAACAAAAATGTACCACTGGTTTGGTTTATTAAGACCATACTGGGTCCATTAATAAACACATGAACGCAAATTACACATATCAACAAACCGATATTGAAACACATTGATAGTACTCCTAATATGGCCTTAACCTAAATAAGTCAACAGTGCTACAACATCAACCCTAAACTTGCACTAATGAGGAAAATCCCATCTTAATTTTTTTACAGTTAATAATAATATGGGCTACTAGTATCCCCCTCCCTCTACCAGCCCTGATGTTTCCATTTCTCCCCTGCATTTATGACATGGTGTGATTTAGACAAACATATTGCCTGGGACAGCATTGTACATTACTGCTAAGGGGTGGAAGACACCCATCAATTGTAATTAATCCTTAATTAGTCAGGATTAAGAGCTAGGCTCAGAGACTCTCCCACCCCACCGCCCCCAAACTAGAGCAATCCAGCTGAGACTTCATTTACATATCTTTAATTAAGGAGATGCCAACTTCCTTTAAGAAAAGGGTCTAAAAGCAGGTTTGAGAATTAGACATACAAGATAGGGGCAGATAAAAGATAGTAGTTTGCTTTGTAGTTAATATTCAACATATACAGCTAAATCACTCACCTCTAAACTGCAAGTGTGCAGAAGATGGGCTCTAATGCAAGTTAGAAAAGAACCCTTAACATAGAAAGTAATATAAAAtgtcttttagtttgattttatcttttttttttgtcttatacatttttttaataaagaaaaagggaaTTTACAACAATACTCATAAGTTCCACTAattggaacaaaaaaaataaataaattcaaacaTAAAGACTGACCAAAGTTTTCAAATATCCAGCCACATGTAACAAAATACTTTACACAAAGTACTATTACTGCACAGCAAAAATCGCTGTCCTTGGTGAAACATCCCTTGACAATATACAGAGGCCCGGGTCCTTCAGGAATAACAGCACACGGGGAAAATCAGTTGGCCCACACACCATTAGGCTGACACTGAGGGTTGGGGTGCTTTGGTTCCCCATTTTAAGtcagggtgtgtgtgtatggttgggtgggtgggtgggggtcTGTCAGGTCCAGGGGTCTGTGTGATATTAGCCGTCTGCCAATCTGGCTTGGGGAATGGACACCGAGTAATTACTCCTGCTCTTACTGCCTCATCAATCTCTCTGTATCACTCCTGCACCCCCCTCAACACACTTTTCTATTTCTCTATTTATCCATCCTCTTCTGCAGaggagcagtgtgtgtgtgtgtgtgtgtgtgtgtgtgggggtgtgtgtgtgtggggggggggcagagtgGCATAACACAGCAAACCACTTATTCATGATGAAAATCAAAGACAAACCGGTACCACTGTATAGTAAGTGTTTATATCAAACTGTTACAGAAATTCAAAGGATTTGACTAAATGAGAGATGGTTATTTTACGAAAGTGGATGACCTCTTTAAATTCTATACCCCAATAATAGTAAAACTGGAAGTGCAGGTGTTTTACTTGAATGTAGAATGTACTGATACAATTTCATCAAGAAACAATTCATATCGTACCAATGCTTTGGGCTTAAAATGAATTGTATGCTTCCCCCTGATGAAATATAATGAAATACTTCCCACAGGCTCTTAACAACTCATAAAGTTTTATGCCTCCGTTCCAAATTGGGCTCTTGAAAACTAATAATAAATAAGTTGCGTTAATGAGGCAAGTGATTCACAAGACTTCATGTGCTGATCTCAGCCAAAGTCTATAAACACATGTATGTGATCCTGAGTGTATTCCCCCCACGCACACAAATTAAGTGTCACCAACTGTTTAGCCCTGCTCTGTAGTTTTGTTGTCAAATTTCACACATtgcctctaaaaaaaaaagataacatctgagttaaaggttaaagttagttttacTTATAGGGTTATAAAAAGCCAAATGTTAATCCTAGCTGTGAATAAATACATGACAAATGcgtgtctttgtcttttttcacAACTACAAACTCGTAATTCAATTAACATGTAATAGAGGGTATGCACCTACGTCACTGCTCCATTTAGGCAACAATAGACATACCTACACCCAACAGATTGGCAAAAACATTCAACATATCTGCTGCCACTTGTCATAGGAATGGTAATACAAGTGAATATCACTCCAAATTAAAAGGTTCATGGTTTCAAACAAAATCTTGATGATGGACTATCAATAAAAAATTTGCGGACCACTGACATTAACACCCGGCTAGAAATCAAGTGCCCTGATTGTGAAATTAAGGTGACCAAGACCAGTCAACATTCTGGTTGTACAGGTTCAtacaaacagtttgtttttTACCTTATTCAAACGCTTGAATGAACTGATAGCGTAGAATCCACTATGCAGCCCATGTTATACATGAGCAGTTTCGTGACTCATGGCACAGTTCAAGGGCACACTTTTTGCCACTTTATCATGGTTTCTAATTAGCGTTTCTGCAATTTACTCCCACCCGATTTATAACTTTGGGAAACACACGTCTTATGAACCAGGGGATCAGTATTAAAGAGGCAGTTTGgacaacaacaaatctaatCCTACATATGTGAAGTAAACTTTTAATACCAAGTTAATTTCTGTACAATTCAGTTCAGAGCACACCCATTCATGTGGCTGTAAAACTGTAATGTCTACCAGACATCTAACATATGCTCTTTGCTTTTTAGAAGTTTGTAAAGGGCTaactaaaggctgagttatacttcttttaactgcccttgcgcttgcgtctttacgcttgtgttaat is drawn from Odontesthes bonariensis isolate fOdoBon6 chromosome 21, fOdoBon6.hap1, whole genome shotgun sequence and contains these coding sequences:
- the pbx4 gene encoding pre-B-cell leukemia transcription factor 4 isoform X2 gives rise to the protein MDDQTRMLTGLTGLGGLPQADVGDPDSVRKQQSLGQPQQDIGDILQQIMAITDESLDEAQARCWPEDSPAHWGGSDDPTEGGRAGGGMAGGGLPLNFQHRKHALNCHRMKPALFSVLCEIKEKTVLSIRGVQEEDPPDPQIMRLDNMLLAEGVSGPEKGGGSAAAAAAAAAAGGSPTDSSIEHSDYRAKLAQIRQIYHSELEKYEQACSEFTNHVMNLLREQSRTRPISPKEIERMVAIIHRKFSSIQMQLKQSTCEAVMILRSRFLDARRKRRNFNKQATEVLNEYFYSHLSNPYPSEEAKEELAKKCGITVSQVSNWFGNKRIRYKKNIGKFQEEANLYAVKTAVDAANVSAQASQANSPATPNSGSPGSYSLSHTGDTYLGLRSLNGEGLNIAPSLQPQVDTLHRATHLTGGYEELSGSGLFTPHRLDANSWQDTTNLSSVTSPPGPPGSVHSDTSN
- the pbx4 gene encoding pre-B-cell leukemia transcription factor 4 isoform X5; protein product: MANRFLFCMDDQTRMLTGLTGLGGLPQADVGDPDSVRKQQSLGQPQQDIGDILQQIMAITDESLDEAQARCWPEDSPAHWGGSDDPTEGGRAGGGMAGGGLPLNFQHRKHALNCHRMKPALFSVLCEIKEKTVLSIRGVQEEDPPDPQIMRLDNMLLAEGVSGPEKGGGSAAAAAAAAAAGGSPTDSSIEHSDYRAKLAQIRQIYHSELEKYEQACSEFTNHVMNLLREQSRTRPISPKEIERMVAIIHRKFSSIQMQLKQSTCEAVMILRSRFLDARRKRRNFNKQATEVLNEYFYSHLSNPYPSEEAKEELAKKCGITVSQVSNWFGNKRIRYKKNIGKFQEEANLYAVKTAVDAANVSAQASQANSPATPNSGGYPAPCYTPDGRL
- the pbx4 gene encoding pre-B-cell leukemia transcription factor 4 isoform X4, encoding MANRFLFCMDDQTRMLTGLTGLGGLPQADVGDPDSVRKQQSLGQPQQDIGDILQQIMAITDESLDEAQARKHALNCHRMKPALFSVLCEIKEKTVLSIRGVQEEDPPDPQIMRLDNMLLAEGVSGPEKGGGSAAAAAAAAAAGGSPTDSSIEHSDYRAKLAQIRQIYHSELEKYEQACSEFTNHVMNLLREQSRTRPISPKEIERMVAIIHRKFSSIQMQLKQSTCEAVMILRSRFLDARRKRRNFNKQATEVLNEYFYSHLSNPYPSEEAKEELAKKCGITVSQVSNWFGNKRIRYKKNIGKFQEEANLYAVKTAVDAANVSAQASQANSPATPNSGSPGSYSLSHTGDTYLGLRSLNGEGLNIAPSLQPQVDTLHRATHLTGGYEELSGSGLFTPHRLDANSWQDTTNLSSVTSPPGPPGSVHSDTSN
- the pbx4 gene encoding pre-B-cell leukemia transcription factor 4 isoform X1, with protein sequence MANRFLFCMDDQTRMLTGLTGLGGLPQADVGDPDSVRKQQSLGQPQQDIGDILQQIMAITDESLDEAQARCWPEDSPAHWGGSDDPTEGGRAGGGMAGGGLPLNFQHRKHALNCHRMKPALFSVLCEIKEKTVLSIRGVQEEDPPDPQIMRLDNMLLAEGVSGPEKGGGSAAAAAAAAAAGGSPTDSSIEHSDYRAKLAQIRQIYHSELEKYEQACSEFTNHVMNLLREQSRTRPISPKEIERMVAIIHRKFSSIQMQLKQSTCEAVMILRSRFLDARRKRRNFNKQATEVLNEYFYSHLSNPYPSEEAKEELAKKCGITVSQVSNWFGNKRIRYKKNIGKFQEEANLYAVKTAVDAANVSAQASQANSPATPNSGSPGSYSLSHTGDTYLGLRSLNGEGLNIAPSLQPQVDTLHRATHLTGGYEELSGSGLFTPHRLDANSWQDTTNLSSVTSPPGPPGSVHSDTSN
- the pbx4 gene encoding pre-B-cell leukemia transcription factor 4 isoform X3, which codes for MANRFLFCMDDQTRMLTGLTGLGGLPQADVGDPDSVRKQQSLGQPQQDIGDILQQIMAITDESLDEAQARCWPEDSPAHWGGSDDPTEGGRAGGGMAGGGLPLNFQHRKHALNCHRMKPALFSVLCEIKEKTVLSIRGVQEEDPPDPQIMRLDNMLLAEGVSGPEKGGGSAAAAAAAAAAGGSPTDSSIEHSDYRAKLAQIRQIYHSELEKYEQACSEFTNHVMNLLREQSRTRPISPKEIERMVAIIHRKFSSIQMQLKQSTCEAVMILRSRFLDARRKRRNFNKQATEVLNEYFYSHLSNPYPSEEAKEELAKKCGITVSQVSNWFGNKRIRYKKNIGKFQEEANLYAVKTAVDAANVSAQASQANSPATPNSGDTYLGLRSLNGEGLNIAPSLQPQVDTLHRATHLTGGYEELSGSGLFTPHRLDANSWQDTTNLSSVTSPPGPPGSVHSDTSN